The window CCCCACGCACAGACCCATGCCGTCGTCCTTCCTCACGTACTCGCCTTCAACGCGCCGGCGGCTCCGGACGCCGAGCGACGTATCGCCGCCGCCCTCGACTCCGGGTCCGCGACCGGCGGACTCGCCCGACTGCGCGCTCAGCTCGACGCACCCCGCGCTCTTCGCGACTACGGCATGCCGGAGTCCGGCATCGCCCCCGCCGCGGAAGCGGTCCTCGCCGCTGTGCCGCCGGGCAATCCGACCCCCGTGACCCCCGACAACATCACCGGGCTGCTGCGCGCGGCCTGGGAAGGAGCAGAGCCCCGATGACCGACACCGTCTCCGCCGAACAGGAGCGTCGCGAGGCGGACCTGGTCGAGCGTGTCGTCCGTTCGTTCGACGGCTGCTCCGACCCGCGGCTGAAGCAACTGATGACCTCGCTCGTGCACCACCTGCATGCCTTCGCCCGTGAGGTGCGCCTGACCGAGGAGGAGTGGGCCAAGGGCATCGGGTTCCTGACCGCCGCAGGGCACATCACGGACGACAAGCGCCAGGAGTTCATCCTGCTCTCCGACGTGCTCGGCCTTTCCATGCAGACCATCGGCATCAACAACGAGGCTTACGGCGACGCGACCGAGGCGACCGTCTTCGGTCCGTTCTTCGTCGAGAACAGCCCCGAGATCCCCCTCGGCGGCTCTATCTCCGGCGGCGCGACCGGCGAACCGTGCTGGGTCGAGGGCACCGTCTCCGACAGCGACGGACACCCGGTCGCCGGTGCTCGCATCGAGGTCTGGGAGGCCGACGCGGAAGGCCTCTACGACGTCCAGCACGATGACGGCCGGACCGCCGCCCGTGGCCATCTGTTCACCGATGCCGAGGGACGCTACTCGTTCTGGGGCGTCACACCGACGCCGTACCCCATCCCCCATGACGGTCCTGTGGGTCAGATGCTGGCGGCCGTCGGCCGGTCCCCGATGCGGGCCTCGCATCTGCACTTCATGGTCAGCGCGGCAGGACAGCGCACCCTGGTCACCCACATCTTCGTCCGCGGCGACGAACTGCTCGACTCGGACACGGTGTTCGGGGTCAAGTCGTCCCTGGTGAAGGGGTTCGAACGCCAGGCCCCCGGCTCCCCGACGCCGGACGGGTACGCGGTGGACGGCGCATGGTCACGGGTCTCCTTCGACATCGTGCTGGCCCCGGCCGGTACGTGACCGTTCGGCACAGTCCCCACCGGCCGACGCGCGTTCGCGGGCGGTTGGTGGGGCGACCGAACGGGGCGGGCCACTCGACGGAGCAGAGGGCGAGCCCAACCCCGGGGACACCCGTGCCCTCCCACCCCGACCAGGTCCCAGCCCTCGAACGAGCGTAGCCAGGTCCGCAGCCTGCGGGATCCTGCCGCCGTGGCCTCGAACAGCCCGAACCCCGACGTGGCCTGAACCGACCGTCCGGTTCACTGCATCCCACCTGCCCGGCAGGACTGCCGTGACGGCCCACACCCCTGTCCCCGACTCCGGCGGGACGCAGCCGACCGCTCCGCCCGGCCGCGGTCCGTCCCGCCGTCCGACACGAAGGGAACCCGTATGCGCGCCACCGTCTCCAACTTCGACTACGGCGTCGTGACCCCGATCGCCGCCTACCTGATGGCCACCATCGGGGCGGCGCTAGGGCTGCGGTGTACGACACGGTCGCTGAGACGTCCGCACCACAGAGCCAGATGGCTGGCCCTGGGCGCCGTTTCGTTCGGCTGCGGTATCTGGGCCATGCACTTCATCGCCATGATCGGCTTCGATGTCGAGGGCGTGGCGGTCCGCTACGACCGGGACCAGACTCTCCTCAGCCTCGCGGTCGTCATCGCCTGCGTAGCCGCCGGCATGTTCCTGGTCGGCTACCGGGGCCGCTCTGCGTTGACCCTGGTGGCGGCCGGCATCATCACCGGGAACGGGGTGGTGACCATGCACGGCGTCGGGATGAACGCCATCAAGATCGACGGCAGCCTCCACTACGACGGCCGCATCGTGATTCTCTCCTTCGCCTTCACCATCGTGATCGCCACGGTGGCACTGTGGGCGGCGGTCTCCATCCACGCCCTGTGGTCCAGCATGGGCGCGAGCCTGATCATGGGAGTGGCGGTGACCGGCATGCACTACATCGGCATGACCGCCCTCTCCATCCAGCTCACCGGCCAGGCCGCCGCCGAGGAGCCGACCAGCAATCTGGGGTTCCTCATGGCCATGCTCGCCGGCCCCCTCGCCGTCCTGCTGATCGCCACCACCATCGTCATGTTCGACCCCGACATGATGACCGGTGACGACGACTTGGGCCGAGCGGCACTCGCACCACGCGGCACCGACTCCACCCACCCCGTGCAATAGACGTCCCAATCGCTGATAGGCCGGTTCGGCCAACTGGTCGGCGCGTTACGGAAGGAGGGCGGCCGTCGCGCCTTGCATTTGTTCGCGTGTGCGGGCCTTCGGGCTGCGGGGACGGTCGGTTGACGACGATCCCCCGGCGCGGCCGATCCCGGATTCGAAGCCGTACGTGCGGCGTTCGCGTCACCCGCGTCGGCGATGGCGGCCCGCGGCGGAGCTGTCGAACCTCACATCCCGCGGCTGCGGCACCGGGTACCCGCCAGGGAGATGGGCCTCGACTGCGTCGTCCGCCGAGGCGGGTGCCACCGGGCCGGGGACCGGTGGCTGCGCCCAGGCCGTCTGAGTTCCCGGGGAAGGCTCCGGTGCCGGCGCATCGGTCGTCGCGGCCGGCGCGGCGGGTTTCGCCCGGCGCCCGGCACGGTGCCGCCTCCCAGGGGAGGGCCGGTTCCGTCGGCCCGGGGTCAACTTCGGCGGTTCCTCGGCCGAACCCACGGACCTGTTGAAGGTGTCCGCGACCCAGGTGTTGACCAGGTTCAACGCGCCCTGCAGACCGGACCCGACGGGACCGAACAGCATCACGAGCACCCCGACCGCCACACCGAACGTTCCCGGCATGAGCACTACGAACCCGAGTCCGCCGATGGCGCATCCCAACACGGTCCTACGGTTCGAGCCCCGCCGTAGCGCGACCGCGGCCACCACGCAGGCCCCTACGACCGCACCGGTGTTCAGCGTCAGGTTGAACTGGAGGTCCGAGGAGAGCCCGCGCAGCGGGCCGAGAGCCGCCGCGCCCGCCCCGCCGTCCAGGATTCGCCAGGTGAGCAGATTGACGGCGGCGACCACCGCGCCGAGTAGACCGGCCATGAGTCCTCGCCGGAACGGTGCGCCGCTCGCCACCGACCGCGCACCCGGACGAGCCGTACCGTCCGCCCTCTCACGGGCAGGCGGGAATTCCGGAAGCCACCGCGCGGCGACAGCGAGGACGAGGACTCCCAGCGCGGAGCCGACGGCAAACATGGCCCGCCAGCTGTAGGCGGGCAGCACCATGGGCGCCAGCACCATGGCACTGATGCCGCCGCCGGGTGGCATCAGTGCCAACGACACTCCGGTGACCCGCTTGGCCCGCCCGGGCGGCATGGATTGCCTGCACGCGGTGAGCACGCAGGGCACGACGGCGCCCAGACCCAGCCCCGCCAACCCGCGGAAGTTGGCAAGTTGCACCGGATCGGCGGCCAGCGCGCAAGCCGCGGTCCACACGCTCGACCAGGCGACCTGGACGAGTACCACCGGACGCAGGCCGAACCGGTCGAGCAACGCTCCGGAGAACATTCCGCCGGCCAGCACCCCGACATAGACGGTGCTGCCGGCGGCCCCGGCGGTCACCGCATCGAGGCGCCATCCCGGCTCGCCCAGGAGCGAGCCCAACAAGGTGCTGTAGACGATCAGGTCGTAGCTCTGCACCAGGACCAGGAGGGCGCACAGTAGTCCCACGCCGCGTCCGATTGCCATGCCCTGCCTGTCAGCATGTGTCATGCGCTGCCTTCCTGCTCCGTTCAGCATGGGGCGCGGCCTCCGGCAGACGGATGTGAGGCGAGTAGCGCCGCCGCGACAGGGCGGGGGCGGGAGGTGCATCGTGACCGCATTCTCGAATGCGCCTCGGGGCCGTCACCCACGCTCGTGCCGACTCGAGCGGCACCGGTAACGGTGCCGGGTGTGCACTAGGGACAGTCCTCGGTATTGCACTACGGGGTACGGAAGACAGGGCGTTCAGCGACCGCGCGCTCCGGTCTCCTCCAGAACAGCCGTGCCGGATACGTGCGGGCCCGACGAGCACCCGATCCCCTCCGGGTGACAGTGCGTGGCTGCCGGAGAGCTGCCGTCGCGGCGATGAAGGTCCTGTCCGAAGTGATGTCGCCCGTCCGTTCACCTCGCCTTCGTCTCCGGTCCTCCGGGCGCTGGTCCCGGTGTCTCCCCGTCCGGGCTTCCGGAGTCGCCACCCGCGAGCCGCTTCTCGGGAAGTAGGACGGCCAGCACAGCACCGACGAGGAACAGCGGGACCAGATAGGCGAAGACCGGGGTCAGGGCGTGCTGGTAGGCCGCAACTATGGCGTCCTGGACAGGGGCCGGCAGGGCATGGACGAGTGCGGGGGTCAGCGAGTCCGTGTCGCCGACTGTCTTGAGGTCGCGCAAGGACAGCCGGTTGCCGAGTTGGTCGGTCAGTCGGCTGGTGAAGACCGCGCCGACCGCAGCGGTCCCGACCGTCGCGCCGATCTCGCGGAAGAAGTTGTTGGCGGCGGTCGCGGTGCCCACGTCGGCGGCTGGAAAGGCGTTCTGCACGGCCAGGACGAGGGTCTGGGACATGAGGCCGATGCCCACGCCCATCAGGAAGAGGTACCCACAGAGCAGAACGAGGGGGGTGTCCACCTCGATGGTGGAGAGCATCAGGGCTGTGACGGCGATGACGAGCGAACCGGCGATCGGGTAGATCCGGTAACGGCCGGTCCGGCTCATCTGCTGGCCGACGGGCAGACTCGCACCCATCAGGCCGACCACCATCGGCAGCAGTAGCCAGCCGGACTGTGCGGCGGTGGCGCCGTAGACCATCTGCAAATACGTCGGCATGTAGCTGATGACCGCAAACATCCCTACACCGATCACGATCATGCCGATAAGGGTGGCGATGGAGAAAATGGGGCTGCGGAACAGACGCAGCGGGATGATCGGTTCGGCCACGCGGCTCTGCGAGTGGAAGAACAGGATCCAGGATCCAACGCCCGCACCGGCGAGGCCGAGGATTAGCGGGTCGCTCCAGGCATAGTCGGTGCCGCCCCAGTCCGCGACCAGGACGGTGCAGGCGACGGCCGCCGTCATGAGCGCGATGCCGATGTAGTCGATCGTGGCCTTGAGTGCCTTGCGCGGCAGGTGCAGCGCCACAGCACACACAGCGAGTGCGAGCAGGCCGACCGGCAGGTTGATCCAGAAGCACCAGCGCCAGCCGACGCTGTCGGTGAACCAACCGCCGAGCAGCGGGCCGACGACAGCTGCCAGCGCGAAGATGACACCGATCGGAGCCATGTACTTCGCGCGCTGACGGGTCGGTACCAGGTCGGCGACGATCGCCTGTGAGGTGATCATCAGGCCGCCGCCGCCCAGGCCCTGAACGGCCCGGCCTGTGATCAGCATCGACATGTCCTGCGCGGATCCGGCGATCACGGAACCTGCGAGGAAGAGGATGATTCCGCCGATGTACAGGTTCTTACGGCCGAGCAGATCACCGAGGCGGCCGTAGACAGGCATCACAACGGTGGCGGCCAGAATGTAGGCCGTGGTCACCCACGCCATATGTGTCACGCCGTGAAGTTCGCCGACGACAGTGGGCAGTGCGGTGCTGACGATGGTCTGGTCGAGCGAGGCGAGCAGCATCACTGCCATCAGGCCGGCGTATATGAGTCCGAACCGGCTCGGCCCGTCGGAGGAGTGCCGCTTTTCCTCCGGCGAGCTTGTCACAGAGAGGGAGTCACTCATCGGTTCTCCGGAATGGGGGGAGAGCAAGTCTGGGGCGGGCGGTCTTGTGGCCGACGGCGCATCAGGTCGGGGGAAGGGTCTGTCGGAGATCGGCGGAGCGCTCGACATACGGCACGGCCGCGTCGTCGCGCCCAGTTCGTAGCTGCGCTCCGCTTCAGGGATGATCCGGTCGGAGCCGCGCGTGACGAGCGTGAGCCGGAGCTCTGGGGGTTTCTCGCTCGTCCAGTGCTCCGGCCCACGCGCACTGCGACCGGTTCAAGGACGGCGACCAGGCTGGGCGTCTCGTCGTAGCGGCTCTGCCCCAGACGTTCGGCGACCACGTCGGTCGGCGAGCACGCCCACGCGGATGGGTCCGCCTCCGCGTGAAGTGCTCTTCCTGACCGCCGGTTTCCGCCCCCCTGGGATCAGAGCGCCCGAGCCGATCCCCTCGCGGCGACAGGTCTCGCAGAGCGCCGAGAGGATCGTCCCGGCATGCTGTCGAAGGCCGTCACGCCGGCTCGATGGTCTGATCGGGCGGGTTTCCGATCTTCCACTGTGACGGGAACTTCGGTAGTACCGCCGCCAGGACGACGGCGACCACCGTCAGCGCGGTGAGCGCGAGTACCGGCACGGTGTAGCTTCCGGTCGCGGTCTGCATCGCGCTGACCAGGAACGGCGACATGCCGAGCGACAGG is drawn from Streptomyces liliifuscus and contains these coding sequences:
- a CDS encoding MDR family MFS transporter, translating into MAVMLLASLDQTIVSTALPTVVGELHGVTHMAWVTTAYILAATVVMPVYGRLGDLLGRKNLYIGGIILFLAGSVIAGSAQDMSMLITGRAVQGLGGGGLMITSQAIVADLVPTRQRAKYMAPIGVIFALAAVVGPLLGGWFTDSVGWRWCFWINLPVGLLALAVCAVALHLPRKALKATIDYIGIALMTAAVACTVLVADWGGTDYAWSDPLILGLAGAGVGSWILFFHSQSRVAEPIIPLRLFRSPIFSIATLIGMIVIGVGMFAVISYMPTYLQMVYGATAAQSGWLLLPMVVGLMGASLPVGQQMSRTGRYRIYPIAGSLVIAVTALMLSTIEVDTPLVLLCGYLFLMGVGIGLMSQTLVLAVQNAFPAADVGTATAANNFFREIGATVGTAAVGAVFTSRLTDQLGNRLSLRDLKTVGDTDSLTPALVHALPAPVQDAIVAAYQHALTPVFAYLVPLFLVGAVLAVLLPEKRLAGGDSGSPDGETPGPAPGGPETKAR
- a CDS encoding MHYT domain-containing protein, giving the protein MRATVSNFDYGVVTPIAAYLMATIGAALGLRCTTRSLRRPHHRARWLALGAVSFGCGIWAMHFIAMIGFDVEGVAVRYDRDQTLLSLAVVIACVAAGMFLVGYRGRSALTLVAAGIITGNGVVTMHGVGMNAIKIDGSLHYDGRIVILSFAFTIVIATVALWAAVSIHALWSSMGASLIMGVAVTGMHYIGMTALSIQLTGQAAAEEPTSNLGFLMAMLAGPLAVLLIATTIVMFDPDMMTGDDDLGRAALAPRGTDSTHPVQ
- a CDS encoding MFS transporter — its product is MAIGRGVGLLCALLVLVQSYDLIVYSTLLGSLLGEPGWRLDAVTAGAAGSTVYVGVLAGGMFSGALLDRFGLRPVVLVQVAWSSVWTAACALAADPVQLANFRGLAGLGLGAVVPCVLTACRQSMPPGRAKRVTGVSLALMPPGGGISAMVLAPMVLPAYSWRAMFAVGSALGVLVLAVAARWLPEFPPARERADGTARPGARSVASGAPFRRGLMAGLLGAVVAAVNLLTWRILDGGAGAAALGPLRGLSSDLQFNLTLNTGAVVGACVVAAVALRRGSNRRTVLGCAIGGLGFVVLMPGTFGVAVGVLVMLFGPVGSGLQGALNLVNTWVADTFNRSVGSAEEPPKLTPGRRNRPSPGRRHRAGRRAKPAAPAATTDAPAPEPSPGTQTAWAQPPVPGPVAPASADDAVEAHLPGGYPVPQPRDVRFDSSAAGRHRRRG
- a CDS encoding intradiol ring-cleavage dioxygenase; the protein is MTDTVSAEQERREADLVERVVRSFDGCSDPRLKQLMTSLVHHLHAFAREVRLTEEEWAKGIGFLTAAGHITDDKRQEFILLSDVLGLSMQTIGINNEAYGDATEATVFGPFFVENSPEIPLGGSISGGATGEPCWVEGTVSDSDGHPVAGARIEVWEADAEGLYDVQHDDGRTAARGHLFTDAEGRYSFWGVTPTPYPIPHDGPVGQMLAAVGRSPMRASHLHFMVSAAGQRTLVTHIFVRGDELLDSDTVFGVKSSLVKGFERQAPGSPTPDGYAVDGAWSRVSFDIVLAPAGT